One window of the Mycobacterium sp. SVM_VP21 genome contains the following:
- a CDS encoding HIT family protein, with translation MSCVFCAVVAGDAPAVRVFEDDDYLAFLDIRPFTRGHTLVIPKQHFVDLTDTPAATLAGMLTVGQRIAQAARSSGLHADGNNLAINDGRAAFQSVFHIHLHVVPRRDGDKLSFAKGLLVRRDPDRESTGEILRAALAGSGS, from the coding sequence ATGTCCTGCGTGTTCTGTGCCGTAGTCGCCGGTGACGCGCCGGCGGTGCGGGTTTTCGAAGACGACGACTACCTGGCGTTTCTCGACATCCGGCCGTTCACCCGCGGCCACACCCTGGTGATCCCGAAGCAGCACTTCGTGGACCTGACCGACACTCCGGCGGCCACTCTGGCCGGCATGCTCACCGTCGGGCAGCGGATCGCCCAGGCCGCACGCAGCTCCGGGCTGCACGCCGACGGCAACAATCTGGCGATCAACGACGGCCGGGCAGCCTTTCAGAGCGTGTTCCACATCCACCTGCATGTGGTCCCCCGCCGCGACGGAGACAAGCTGTCGTTCGCCAAAGGCCTGCTGGTGCGCCGTGATCCGGACCGCGAGAGCACCGGGGAGATCCTGCGGGCAGCGCTGGCGGGCAGCGGCAGCTGA
- a CDS encoding nitroreductase family deazaflavin-dependent oxidoreductase, with the protein MDHLSPIEKVGVRALSLHNLIYQQTNGWIGHKLPGLPPNLLLHTVGAKTGQARTSTLTYARDGDRYLIVASLGGAPRSPGWYHNLKANPDVEINVGPKRLRATAQPVLPDDPDYARLWRIVNANNAHRYEAYQRRTSRPIPIVVLTPEPST; encoded by the coding sequence ATGGACCATCTATCCCCGATCGAAAAGGTGGGCGTCCGAGCGCTCAGCCTGCACAACCTGATCTACCAACAGACAAACGGCTGGATCGGACACAAACTCCCGGGCCTGCCGCCCAACCTGTTGCTGCACACCGTCGGGGCGAAAACCGGCCAGGCACGCACCTCGACGCTGACCTACGCACGCGACGGCGACAGGTACCTGATCGTCGCGTCGCTGGGCGGCGCGCCCCGCTCCCCCGGCTGGTACCACAACCTCAAAGCCAACCCGGACGTGGAAATCAACGTCGGGCCGAAGCGTCTACGGGCCACCGCGCAGCCGGTGCTGCCCGATGACCCGGACTATGCCCGGCTGTGGCGAATCGTCAACGCCAACAATGCCCATCGGTACGAGGCCTACCAACGCCGGACATCCCGACCGATCCCCATCGTGGTACTCACTCCCGAGCCGTCCACCTGA